From the genome of Colletotrichum destructivum chromosome 10, complete sequence, one region includes:
- a CDS encoding Putative peptidase S10, serine carboxypeptidase, alpha/Beta hydrolase, with translation MLPRLSLLALVGALLGPSLAQFPPTPEGVTVLKSKFDEGIEISFKEPGLCEEAEGVKSYAGYIKLPSGTLEGVGQEQDYEINTFFWFFEAKHDPENAPLSIWMNGGPGSSSMPGLFNENGPCYINADSKSTRPSEWSWNNKVNMLYIDQPVQVGFSYDTLRNVTRNLLGGTQTLNASSPVPSQNVTFQTGTLASGNRNTTSWGSRNAAIALWHFSQVWFQEFPGYHPNDDRISIATQSYGGRYGPAFATYFQEQNEKIRNGTWDGTEGEKYILNLDTLLIVNGCIDRQVQWLSYPEMAFNNTYGIQTVNETVYRGMVDAYHRGGGCRDQTDACREVAAVYDPENVGINATVNRICEAAESYCTRYIRDPYLDISGRDYYDVTQVDPTLFPAPFTVGYLNQPHVQSALGVPLNWTGSSSASSSAFRGIGDYPRPGWIEDIASLLHSGVKVSLMYGDRDFACNWIGGEEVALAIPWVDQENFAAAGYEPLQTNCTYEGGQVRQYGNLSYIRVYQAGHAVPSYQPESAYRIFNRALFNRDIATGRVDTAADPTYGTRGPADTFGIKSEVPPQYEDFCYVLDPSTCSREQVAALRAGTAVIKDYIMIDPPSEQGAALGIKAREILDEV, from the exons ATGCTGCCCAGGCTGtcccttctcgccctcgtgGGTGCCCTTCTCGGCCCTTCGCTAGCTCAGTTTCCCCCAACGCCCGAAGGGGTCACTGTCTTGAAGTCTAAGTTCGACGAAGGCATCGAGATCAGCTTCAAGGAG CCCGGTCTTTGCGAGGAGGCAGAAGGTGTCAAGTCCTACGCCGGGTACATCAAGCTTCCTTCCGGAaccctcgagggcgtcgggcAGGAGCAAGACTATGAGATCAACACCTTCTTCTGGTTCTTCGAGGCCAAACATGACCCCGAGAACGCGCCCCTGTCTATCTGGATGAACGGCGGCCCCGgcagctcgtcgatgccCGGGCTGTTCAACGAGAACGGGCCGTGCTACATCAACGCAGACTCCAAGTCGACGCGGCCCAGCGAGTGGTCTTGGAACAACAAAG TCAACATGCTGTACATCGACCAACCGGTCCAGGTGGGCTTCTCGTACGACACCCTCCGCAACGTCACCAGgaacctcctcggcggcacTCAGACCCTCAATGCATCGAGTCCCGTCCCGTCGCAGAATGTGACCTTCCAGACGGGCACGCTGGCCAGCGGGAACAGGAACACGACGAGCTGGGGAAGccgcaacgccgccatcgccctctGGCACTTCTCCCAGGTCTGGTTCCAGGAGTTCCCCGGCTACCACCCCAACGACGACCGCATCAGCATCGCAACGCAGTCCTACGGCGGTCGCTACGGCCCCGCGTTCGCCACCTACTTCCAGGAGCAGAACGAAAAGATCAGAAACGGCACCTGGGACGGGACTGAGGGCGAGAAGTACATCCTGAAcctcgacaccctcctcatcgtcaacgGCTGCATCGATCGGCAGGTCCAGTGGCTATCGTACCCCGAGATGGCCTTCAATAACACGTACGGGATCCAGACGGTTAACGAGACGGTGTACCGTGGAATGGTCGACGCGTACCACAGGGGGGGCGGGTGCCGTGATCAGACCGACGCCTGCcgcgaggtcgccgccgtctacGACCCGGAGAACGTCGGTATCAACGCGACAGTCAACCGGATCtgcgaggcggccgagtcGTACTGCACCCGCTACATCCGAGACCCGTACCTCGACATATCGGGCCGCGACTATTACGACGTCACCCAGGTCGACCCAACCCTCTTCCCGGCCCCCTTCACCGTGGGCTACCTCAATCAGCCGCACGTGCAGTCCGCCCTCGGCGTGCCGCTCAACTGGACGGGGAGCTCGagcgcctcgtcctcggcgttcCGCGGCATCGGCGACTACCCGCGCCCCGGCTGGATCGAGGACATCGCTTCCCTGCTGCACAGCGGCGTCAAGGTCTCGCTCATGTATGGCGATCGCGACTTCGCGTGCAACTGgatcggcggcgaggaagtgGCCCTAGCAATTCCCTGGGTGGACCAGGAAAACTTCGCTGCGGCGGGCTACGAGCCGCTCCAGACGAATTGCACCTACGAGGGCGGCCAGGTGCGACAGTACGGAAACTTGTCGTACATCAGGGTCTACCAGGCCGGCCACGCCGTGCCGTCATACCAGCCCGAGTCGGCGTACCGCATCTTCAACCGCGCCCTGTTCAACAGGGACATCGCGACGGGGCGCGTCGACACGGCGGCGGACCCGACGTACGGCACGCGGGGGCCAGCTGACACGTTCGGCATCAAGAGCGAGGTCCCGCCTCAGTACGAGGACTTTTGCTACGTCCTCGACCCGAGCACGTGTAGTCGGGAGCAGGTTGCGGCCCTCCGCGCGGGCACTGCTGTGATCAAAGACTACATCATGATCGATCCGCCCAGCGAGCAGGGCGCCGCGCTGGGGATCAAAGCGAGGGAGAT CCTTGATGAAGTATAG
- a CDS encoding Putative dynamin stalk domain, GTPase effector domain-containing protein, producing MTVITLDSSALNELHSAETKNIFDTVDKLSPLGVGKIVDPPQIIVVGDQSSGKSSVLEAISHVYFPAHAEGCTRFATELVLRPGSRRRVTASIHFAGSTRPDHFQVADFTQDEIDRIITEARVEMELPDTGRSFSKHVLRLEIEGDDMYPLTLVDLPGCSDEATAAQRADDEAIIKELVERYMENPNSVVLVVIPANEGVVSKAVIEEVLKHDPTKTRTLRVLTKPDLLEPASSVETGWLQVLRGRNTLHSPGVGWHVVRNRADHEKDLGPRDAVEEQFLKLDAWASVPKANRGIVALRAKLSQMLHDQIRQSLPSVLDDIHTMLSVRKLELSRLGQPRTTPEDMKGYLIDIADDYQKLVSQGIRGHYNDPFFGGFNETDRKLRSQLRNFHRAIRHTLVVHGPAQEVIDRPQGSTCPPPVSASLEQFLETYTRGLRRPEPVFWAKLCEQIEHQATANQGTELPGYGNIDTAMYLFRKQVEPWQDLAELHLKKVTEEVKVFVDEAFGHIVGPFDSNSTTKAILSTFVDNFFDEREQVLSHKLTELLRPFKEGYAMQHDGDFRSAMERRAEQRATARGEGQDRLMQVSVPVPESNDDAGPEYIVDTTQALYDMALQTFTDNLTNLAIESCLIQELPGIFTARLVNDMDNNKLAELAAESEEARENRALLREEIEQLTQGLEQCRRYKPRAVAKFPPPTRPGSKRQQKQTSEHVGSETTSPSLTSKATPSDDGEGFEKSIPLRPSDEPGSGKATNGLKTIEQVSVLSDPTGEQPVKANPSRKPVVRLPQVSGSHGPAAATGGSKPSEKISVPRDPAGEQPANSSILKPAVESTQAGGLFSATAATSTAPGGQTAQPRRLFGQAAPSSTLADNATKPGKTFSKGFSGFGGGAFSSGGLFGANPPTSPSPSGQPPAGGLFNFASKPPPPNIFGGPLTTEQNKGAFGQ from the exons ATGACTGTCATCACCCTCGACTCTTCGGCTCTCAATGAGCTGCATAGtgccgagaccaagaacaTCTTCGACACAGTCGATAAGTTGTCTCCCTTGGGCGTCGGCAAGATCGTCGACCCGCCCCagatcatcgtcgtcggagaCCAATCGTCCGGCAAGTCGTCCGTGCTCGAAGCCATCTCCCATGTCTACTTTCCGGCCCACGCGGAGGGCTGTACACGGTTCGCCACGGAGCTGGTTCTCCGCCCGGGCAGCCGTCGACGCGTGACCGCAAGCATTCATTTTGCAGGCAGCACTAGGCCCGACCATTTCCAGGTCGCCGACTTCACCCAAGATGAGATCGACCGGATCATCACCGAGGCCAGGGTGGAGATGGAACTCCCCGACACCGGCCGCAGCTTCTCCAAGCACGTCCTCCGTCTCGAGATCGAGGGCGATGACATGTACCCGCTCACCTTGGTCGACCTCCCGGGGTGTTCTGACgaggcaacggcggcgcaacgggccgacgacgaagccatCATCAAGGAGCTGGTGGAACGATACATGGAGAATCCGAACAGCGTCGTGCTTGTAGTCATCCCCGCCAACGAGGGCGTCGTTAGCAAAGCCGTCATCGAAGAGGTCCTGAAGCACGACCCTACCAAGACACGCACTCTCCGGGTCCTCACGAAGCCGGATCTTCTTGAACCGGCTTCTTCGGTTGAGACGGGGTGGCTGCAGGTTCTCCGGGGCCGCAACACCCTCCACAGCCCGGGGGTCGGTTGGCACGTCGTGCGCAACCGGGCCGACCACGAAAAGGATCTCGGTCCCCGCGACGCGGTCGAGGAGCAGTTTCTCAAGCTGGATGCTTGGGCCTCGGTCCCAAAGGCAAACCGAGGCATCGTTGCCCTTCGGGCGAAGCTGAGTCAAATGCTTCACGACCAGATCAGGCAGAGCCTGCCGTcggtcctcgacgacatccatACCATGTTGTCGGTACGGAAACTGGAGCTGAGCCGGTTGGGGCAGCCTAGAACAACGCCCGAAGACATGAAAGGCTACCTCAttgacatcgccgacgactACCAGAAACTGGTCAGCCAAGGCATCCGAGGCCACTACAACGACCCGTTCTTCGGCGGCTTCAACGAGACGGACCGGAAGCTCCGGTCCCAGCTCCGAAACTTCCACCGGGCTATCCGTCACACCTTGGTTGTTCATGGGCCCGCCCAGGAGGTCATCGACCGCCCTCAAGGCAGCACATGCCCGCCTCCGGTATCCGCGTCTCTCGAACAGTTTCTCGAGACTTACACTCGCGGTCTCCGTCGCCCCGAGCCCGTCTTCTGGGCAAAACTATGTGAGCAGATCGAGCATCAAGCGACTGCAAACCAGGGCACGGAGCTCCCGGGGTACGGCAACATAGACACGGCGATGTACTTGTTCCGGAAGCAGGTAGAGCCGTGGCAGGATCTCGCCGAGCTACACCTCAAAAAGGTCACCGAGGAAGTCAAGGTCTTCGTGGACGAAGCCTTTGGGCATATCGTCGGGCCGTTCGACTCGAACAGCACGACGAAAGCTATCCTGTCCACTTTTGTGGACAATTTCTTCGACGAGAGGGAGCAAGTGCTTTCGCATAAGCTGACGGAGCTGCTCCGGCCGTTCAAGGAGGGATACGCCATGCAGCACGATGGAGACTTCCGATCCGCCATGGAAAGGAGAGCAGAGCAGCGCGCCACAGCCCGCGGAGAAGGCCAGGATCGGCTTATGCAGGTTTCGGTTCCCGTCCCTGAAAGCAACGATGACGCCGGGCCCGAGTACATTGTCGATACGACTCAGGCCCTCTACGAT ATGGCGTTGCAAACATTTACGGACAACCTGACCAACCTCGCCATCGAGAGCTGTCTGATCCAAGAACTCCCCGGCATCTTCACCGCGAGACTGGTGAACGATATGGACAACAACAAGCTGGCGGAGCTCGCTGCCGAGTCCGAAGAGGCCCGCGAGAATCGGGCCTTGCTCCGGGAGGAAATTGAGCAGCTCACGCAAGGGCTTGAGCAATGCCGGCGATACAAGCCGAGAGCGGTAGCGAAAT TTCCTCCTCCAACTCGACCAGGATCGAAAAGGCAACAGAAACAAACCTCGGAACACGTGGGGTCGGAGACCACCA GCCCATCTCTCACTTCAAAGGCGACTCCCAGtgacgatggagaaggaTTTGAGAAGAGTATTCCGTTGAGACCTTCCGACGAGCCCGGCAGTGGTAAGGCTACCAACGGATTGAAAACTATCGAGCAGGTCTCCGTGCTCTCCGATCCGACTGGAGAACAACCGGTCAAAGCCAACCCCTCAAGAAAACCAGTAGTTAGGTTGCCGCAGGTCAGTGGATCCCACGGTCCTGCTGCAGCTACCGGCGGATCGAAGCCGAGTGAGAAGATCTCCGTGCCTCGCGATCCAGCTGGAGAGCAACCAGCCAATTCCAGCATCTTAAAACCAGCAGTCGAGTCGACGCAGGCGGGCGGGCTCTTCAGTGCCACTGCGGCTACATCAACGGCCCCCGGTGGTCAGACGGCGCAGCCACGGAGACTCTTTGGCCAGGCGGCCCCGTCATCGACTCTAGCGGATAACGCGACCAAGCCAGGCAAGACATTTAGCAAAGGGTTTAGCGGgtttggaggaggagcgTTTTCTTCAGGCGGCCTATTCGGTGCAAACCCGCCAACCTCACCAAGCCCTTCCGGCCAGCCTCCCGCAGGCGGATTGTTCAACTTCGCAAGcaagccaccgccgccaaacATTTTTGGTGGTCCGTTGACCACGGAGCAGAACAAGGGTGCCTTCGGACAGTGA